In Bombus affinis isolate iyBomAffi1 chromosome 8, iyBomAffi1.2, whole genome shotgun sequence, the following proteins share a genomic window:
- the LOC126919373 gene encoding enhancer of mRNA-decapping protein 4, translating into MKMIKTGEDNLNLQYQQTVEFTGQENQHSVELYSSNVVVIPSPGGHNHGSSKVKLKNIVDFTWEHNFYPGQLLAVHMSGKYLAYGIKVGNGGGVVRVVYKELEQRALLRGMRAAIQDLAFAHVSNAILACVDYLGNLFIHTIESTPSELLCSLLLQVDAEDISPTSHRVIWCPYIPEDVPSDGDKVSKLLVLTRGSRVELWSVNTVSARFRSIEAIDPAVKENGGMLEIDQHSDTIIEATFSPDGTALATASFDGEVKFFQVYLHSNPHGNQVQPRCLHQWRPHGGRPISCLFFLDDHKTYHPEVQFWRFAITGCDNNTELKVWSCEVWSCLQTIKFAPTPSTGKLPVLKAGLDLSAGYLLLSDIYNKVLYILSLTKDNDEITSVNTISEFLLPYPILSFGIVDAGLRKMRPTGESLEDLCPCEEDTEEQLVIRMYLVQPKSLQECHIAFKPASQVSGNCLMDTLTHKSLGYSEDTRDMGNVNHNGISVENCEENRSLSATLETTTNHNAGLNLMTPDAFSSPAKKENNELDSRPSSPELGKVLSASPSLAQAVQALNATDPPLATNELEEQAPASSGSSPSREVREILSLTKADEEPEPENKPKDTNTADEDWPNIPMVLLKDVSRHAMQEADGFTNDEEKRKRLKDESKPTTHTTGNTENTWQTTNELNTLELINKVESILEIIQDQRQELRELSTEVTRLRQETPISTRVESALARASQQLNATLEQTLYSQMARQHDFLKTLETTMKDKIETTLPRIIEDTVEPLKHQLRLDSARMDELLKKNLTELINSNHIKDTLAMAAVNAAKPALDAAFKETFTNVLLPGMEKACQTMFKQVQDAFVRGTREYLQNVDAIADKQYQQRNEQQSEALSALVREELQTELNRGLIILQEGTIRTIRDSIRDNLNQQLTEITNARSRATTPAIPVSAVADAQARVISLLQRGQLNAAFQQALSASDLGLVVLVCEKTEPSRVFSSVGPQGQTSRCILQQPVILSLVQQLSADLGHRTELKHRWLEEAILNLDPNDPVTREHMGTVLMTLQSQLAAFVAANPSHNSIRRMKMLAMAARALFNQQP; encoded by the exons ATGAAAATGATCAAAACGGGAGAGGATAACCTAAATCTTCAATATCAGCAAACAGT AGAATTCACTGGACAAGAAAATCAACATTCTGTTGAATTATATAGTAGCAATGTTGTTGTTATTCCTTCACCAGGAGGTCATAATCACGGTAGTTCAAAGGTGAAGTTAAAAAATATTGTTGATTTTACATGGGAACATAACTTTTACCCAGGCCAATTATTAGCTGTTCATATGTCTGGGAAATATTTAGCTTATGGCATAAAAG TTGGTAATGGAGGAGGTGTGGTTAGAGTTGTATACAAAGAATTGGAACAAAGAGCTCTATTAAGAGGAATGCGTGCAGCAATACAAGATCTGGCTTTTGCACATGTTTCTAATGCGATTTTGGCATGTGTTGATTATTTGGGAAATCTTTTTATACATACCATTGAATCAACACCATCAGAATTGTTATGTAGTTTATTGCTACAAGTAGATGCAGAAGATATATCTCCTACTAGTCATCGTGTGATATGGTGTCCATATATTCCTGAAGATGTACCATCAGATGGAGATAAAGTTTCAAAGCTTTTAGTTCTAACTCGTGGTTCCAGAGTAGAGTTGTGGTCAGTTAATACTGTTTCGGCAAGATTCAGATCAATAGAG GCAATTGATCCAGCTGTGAAGGAAAATGGAGGCATGTTGGAAATTGATCAACATTCTGATACGATCATAGAAGCAACATTCAGTCCAGATGGCACAGCCCTAGCTACAGCTAGTTTTGATGGTGAAGTCAAATTCTTTCAAGTTTACTTACATAGTAATCCTCATGGTAATCAAGTACAACCTCGTTGTTTACATCAATGGAGACCACATGGTGGACGACCGATTTCTTGCTTGTTCTTCCTAGATGACCATAAAACATACCATCCAGA AGTTCAGTTTTGGAGGTTTGCCATAACTGGATGTGACAATAATACAGAATTAAAAGTTTGGTCTTGTGAGGTATGGTCCTGTTTACAAACCATTAAATTTGCACCTACACCTTCTACCGGTAAATTACCGGTGTTAAAAGCTGGCTTAGATCTTAGTGCAGGATACCTTTTATTATCAGATATATACAATAAAGTTCTGTACATATTAAGTCTTACAAAAGATAATGATGAAATAACATCAGTAAATACAATATCAGAGTTCCTCCTTCCATATCCAATATTGAGTTTTGGAATTGTTGATGCTGGTTTACGTAAAATGCGTCCTACTGGAGAATCGCTGGAAGATTTATGTCCTTGTGAAGAAGATACTGAAGAGCAACTTGTTATAAGAATGTATCTAGTTCAACCAAAGTCATTACAAGAATGTCATATTGCTTTTAAGCCTGCCTCACAAGTGAGTGGTAACTGCCTTATGGACACACTAACTCATAAATCACTGGGCTACTCTGAAGACACACGAGATATGGGAAATGTTAATCATAATGGAATTTCAGTGGAAAATTGCGAAGAAAATCGTTCCTTATCTGCTACACTTGAGACAACAACAAATCACAATGCTGGCTTAAATTTAATGACACCAGATGCATTTAGCTCGCCtgccaaaaaagaaaataatgaatTAGATTCTCGCCCTAGTAGCCCAGAATTAGGTAAAGTGTTATCTGCTAGTCCCTCACTTGCACAAGCAGTTCAGGCTCTAAATGCAACAGACCCACCATTAGCCACAAATGAGTTAGAAGAACAAGCACCTGCTAGTAGTGGTAGTAGTCCATCGAGAGAAGTAAGAGAAATTTTATCTCTTACAAAAGCAGATGAAGAACCAGAACCCGAAAATAAACCAAAAGATACTAATACTGCCGATGAAGATTGGCCTAATATCCCGATGGTATTATTAAAAGATGTAAGCAGACATGCCATGCAGGAAGCCGATGGATTCACAAAtgacgaagaaaaaagaaaaagattaaaaGACGAATCGAAACCAACAACGCATACTACAGGAAATACTGAAAATACATGGCAAACAACAAACGAATTGAATACTCTCGAACTAATAAATAAAGTAGAGTCAATTTTGGAAATAATTCAAGATCAACGACAGGAATTAAGAGAGTTAAGTACTGAAGTGACTAGATTAAGGCAAGAGACACCAATCTCGACGCGAGTAGAATCTGCTTTAGCACGAGCTTCACAGCAACTAAATGCAACCTTAGAACAAACATTATACAGCCAAATGGCTCGGCAACACGATTTTCTTAAGACACTTGAAACAACAATGAAAGACAAAATTGaaactaccttaccacgtatTATTGAAGACACAGTAGAACCATTAAAGCATCAACTTAGATTAGATTCTGCTCGAATGGATGAACTCTTAAAAAAGAATTTGACAGAACTCATTAATAGTAATCATATAAAAGATACACTTGCTATGGCAGCAGTGAATGCAGCAAAACCAGCATTAGACGCAGCATTTAAAGAGACGTTTACAAATGTTCTTTTACCTGGCATGGAAAAAGCATGTCAAACAATGTTCAAACAAGTACAAGATGCTTTTGTTAGGGGTACTCGTGAAT atctTCAAAATGTGGATGCAATTGCAGATAAACAATATCAGCAAAGAAATGAACAACAAAGTGAAGCACTATCCGCATTAGTTCGCGAAGAGTTACAAACAGAATTAAATAGAGGTTTAATTATTCTTCAAGAAGGAACAATACGTACAATTCGTGATTCTATTAGAGATAATTTAAACCAACAACTTACTGAGATCACAAATGCGCG TTCTCGAGCTACTACACCTGCTATACCAGTATCAGCGGTTGCTGATGCTCAAGCGCGAGTTATATCTCTCCTCCAACGAGGACAGTTAAATGCTGCCTTCCAACAAGCTCTAAGTGCTAGTGATTTAGGCTTGGTAGTACTAGTTTGTGAAAAAACAGAACCTTCTAGAGTATTTTCTTCTGTAGGACCTCAAGGTCAAACCTCAAGATGTATTTTACAACAACCTGTAATTCTTTCACTTGTACAACAGTTATCCGCAGACTTAGGACACCGTACAGAACTGAAGCATAG GTGGCTTGAAGAGGCGATATTAAATTTAGATCCTAATGATCCAGTAACACGAGAACATATGGGTACTGTGTTAATGACTTTGCAATCTCAGTTAGCTGCTTTTGTAGCAGCTAATCCGAGTCATAATTCTATACGGCGTATGAAAATGTTAGCTATGGCTGCCCGTGCACTTTTTAATCAACAACCTTGA